The DNA region CCCCGACCAGATGCCGGCGGCCGTCGGCACCCCGCTCGATCGTCCACCGCCTGGACGTCGTGGTCACCTGCCCATGGCTGAACTCGGCCGACGTGGCCGGCCTGGGCGTGTCCCCGACCCAGCTGATCTCCAGCTGCTCGTCGAGAGCCCGCACCTCGTGCTTGTCGGCGTCCAGACGCATCTTGATCTTGAGGGTCCGGTCCAGCCGGGACCTGAGGAAGAAGGCCCGCCAGGCGGGCTCCAGGACCCGCAACTCCGCTACGAGGTCGGCCTTCTCCGCTGGGCGTGCGTTGCGTACGACGTACGGCTTGTCCGCGCTGTTCACGGCGAGCAGCGCCTCACGGACCTCCATGGCGGACAGCGGTGTGACGCCCCTGTCCGGGTGCTGGGTTCCGGTGAACCTGTCCAGCAGACCCATCGTCGGGCCTCCGTCCCTGTGTTCGGGCGCGCCGCGCCATTGTGTGCCGCAGCACGGTGTCGTGGTCGAGTGAGGACTACATCAGCCCCACCGGTTCACTCGGCCTGCGCGGCGAACGTCTTCGCGAGCTCCAGTATCTGCCCGGGTTTCAGCGAGGTCTTCCCCATGTTCCCGACCGTCAGGACCATCGCGACATGGTCTGCGTCGTCAGTGCTGAGCGGGACGGTCACCACGTTCCCTCCCGCGCTCTGCACCGCCTCTCCGGGCGCCGCCTTCTTGGTCTCCTCGACGTAGGGAGCCAGTTCGCTGGAGACGTCCATGCCGCCCGCCTGCTGCATGACGGGCACCAGGAGAGATACCACGCCCGGTTTCCGGCCACCGATGGTGTAGATCTTCAGAGCGTCCTCGCCGACGTGGTACGTGCAACGGACCAGGGCGCCGGGATTGGCGGCCCAGGCGCTGTCCTTCTCGGGCTGCGTGCCGTTCTCCGCCGTGGCCACCACGGCGTCCTGGTCGTCGGGGGCACCCGGCACGATGTCGTTGCCGAGGCCGACCTTCGCGGCAGCCTTTGCGACGTCGTAGGGAAGAGGACAGTCCTTGGAACTGCCCTTTCCCACGCCATCGGCGAGCAGCGCCAGCCGCTCCACGCTCAGAGCGTCGTGGTCACCGGAGCCTGACTCACCGCTCTGGCACCCGACCAGACCGACCAGAGCGATGGCCAGGGTCGCTGCGCCGACGGACTTCCTCATCGTGTGCATCATCTCTCTTCGCTCGGTTGGGCCTTCGTGCTCCGGGCCCGGAGCAGAGCACGGTGAAGGGCCGGGCGGTGTCGCAAGGCCGGAGCGCCGGTCTACGACGCGGCGTCGATTCACCAGGTGACTTCGCGAGAGCCGCCGAGTGCGCTGTCCGCCACCTCCGCCAGTAGGCCCTGCTGCGTCGTCGCGTCGGTGTTCCTGCTCTTCAGCCAGATGCGGGCGAGGTCGACGCCCTGATCACTCAGACGATCGAAACGTTCCTCCTCGCCGGTCTTCTCGAAGTCCCGCAGCCAGGCACTCGTGAGACGCCCGCTCGGAGACTCCTTCACCTCGACCGGCGTGCCGAGGCCGCGAGTGAGGGCGTCCACGACCGTCGTCCGCCAAGTCCGCGCTTCGTCCTCGTCCTGGTGCTTCACGACGACGGAGGCGACGCCGTCAAGGACACCGAGGGCGCGAGCACCCTTCTTCGGGGGGAACCGGAAGGCCGCGTCCTTGGCATCACTGGGGACAGCGTCCAGTTCCTGCGCCACCTGCCTGGTCTCGACCACGCGCAGCAGAGCGTAGGCGTCAGGATTCTCGGAGATCGCGCGCAGGATGTCCCGGAAGAACGTGTTGTAGACCGCGAGGTGATACGTGCCCCCGGATTCCCACGGCGGGTCCTCCTGGTCCGACTCGACGATGTACTTGCTGTCGAGGCCGGCGAGCGTCTCGTGGACATCGGGCGCGTAGTCCGCCAACGCGGTGGCGAGCGGGAGCCGCAGCGCCGGATCGAGCGTGAAGTCGTCAGGCTGCGTGAACCCCAGCGCGAAGAGCACGTCCTTCAGCGCCTGGGCCTGCTGCTGCGTATGGTGCCCGGGCTTGTCGCCGACCGTCGCCTTCACCAGAGCCTCACCGAACGCGGCACAACTCATGTCGGGTTGCACGGCCTTGCCCATCGACTTCTGTACGCGCTCGTTCCCGGGCACGCCGTTGCACGGCTCGGCCGTCTCGCGGCCGAACAGCAGCCATGCTCCGATTCCGCCCAGTACGGCCAGGCACGCCGCGATGACGATCAGCGTCCTGGCCGAAAACTTCCGGCCATTGGTCTCCTGTCGCATGGCTTGCTGCTCAACCTCCGGTCCGCGTCAGTTGGTGGTGTCGGTCAGATACTTCTGAGCGGCGTTCGCTCCACGGTCGTGACCGTCGAGGATCGAGTTCTTCAGACCGGCCCGCTCGTTCTTGTCGATGTCCTGTCGTCCGTCCGCCCAGGAGTCGACCATGACCTGCATCTGGTTGGTGGCGTTGAGATAGTGGTCGGCGATCTCGACATTGGCTTTGGTGTCAGCCTCGGCCTTCAACCCGTTGCCGAACTGCCAGGCCCAGGTGTCCACACCACGTTGCAGCGCGTCGCCGACGACGATGGAGCCGCCTGCGGTCGGGATGGTCATCGGCGTCACGATGCCGCCGATGATGTGATAGGCGATCTTCGACTGCCAGTCGGCCTTGCTGTACGCCGCCATGCGGTCGTCGTTCATGACGTCCTCCCGGATAGCGCTGTACGCGCCCAGGGTCGCGCCGGCGTTGCTCAGCGGGTTGCTCTGCTCGAAGCCGCCGGCCCCGTTGGGGATCTTCTCCATCTCGAGACTGATGTAGCGGGATTCCGCCTTGTGCAGGTTCGCGTAGGCCTCGGGGTCGTCGGAAAGCCCCCTCATGAACTGGACCAGGTCCTTCTGCGTCACGGCCATATGCGTCTTGTCGCCGTCCCGGAAGAAGCCGTCGCCCGTCGCCGAGGTGACATACCTTCCGTCGCCCATGCCTCCCAGGATCTGATGGGTGTCCTCGGTGTACGTGGCCAGGGCACGCGACAGCGGCTCGCGCAGGTTCGCGTGCATGCTCTGGGAGGGCCCGATCTCGCCGATGACGTCGTGCATCACCCGGGCCTGCGCCTCGGTGTGCGGCACCGTGGGCCAGGGGTCCTGGTTGGCGCCCAGCGGCGGGTGGCCCGTCGTCGCCGCCTCCAGGGCGGCGCCGAGGCCGATGCGGCTGGTGGGGTCGTCCAGAGTCGTGACGGCGTAGCCCAGGATCGTGTTGCGGGGCCAGTCGCGGGTTCCGTCGCCGCTGCCCGCCAGGTAGTGCAGGTGGTCGTTCGTGACCTTGTCGCCTGCCGTGCCGTTGCCGTTGGCGTCGAAGAACGCCGTCGCGGCCTCCGGGTTCTTGCTCATCACACCGAGGAGACCGTCGATGGCGTCCGTCTCCACGCCCGCGTGACCGCGGCCCCACATGGTGAAGATCCCCGGCTGCTTCTTCTCCGCGGCGATCAGGTCGTCACCCAGGTCATACAGGAACTGGTCGTCGTACTTCGTGTCCGCGTGCTGCATGAGGCTCACGAAGGACTGGTAGCCGTAGAGCGGATTGCCGGTCTCGCTGTCGTCGCTCTTCATCCCGGCCTTGCTCAGACCGTCGGTGAACTCCCGGTAGAACGTGCCGTCGGGGCTGTCCAGCCATTCCTTGAAGGCCTTCGAACCGGGGGGCGCATCGGAGACCTTGCCCGGCACCTCCGTGGCGTTCGCCAGCGTGTTGGCGAGTCCCTTCTCCAGGTCCAGGTAGCGATCCTTGTTCTTCTTGTCGGAGTCCACCGCGCTGTGGTTGAGACGCTGCGTGAGCCTGATGGTGCCGTCGGCACCCATGCCTCCGATGAAGGTCTGGCTGAAGGCCTTGTTGTCGGCGTTGTCCCGGAAGGAGCGGCTGAGCTCGGCGTAGTCGGCCGCGGAGACCTTGTCGCCGCTGTTGATGCGGGTGGCGATGTCCTTGGCGTTCTCGGCCTCGTAGAGCTCGATGTCGCCCTTGGCGCCGGCGTTGAAGCCGTTGAACTGGTCGTCGCCCTTGCCGCCGATGTCCTTGTTGCTGTCGACGACGACGGCGTTGAGAGCGATCTTGACGCCTTCGTCGGCGTCCGAAACGGCCTTCACGCGATCATCGATGTGCTTCTGCCACTTGGCGATGCCTTCGCGAATGAACCTCTGACCGTCGGGGTCGTGGGTGTAGGCCCGGCGGTCGGCCTCGGAGAGCCGGGCGTAGTCGAAGGTGACGTTTCCCTGCTCCGAGACACTCATCCCGGCCTCGACGGCATCGGCCCGTGCGGAGTCGAGCTTCCCCTTGAGGTCGACGAACTGCGTGTGGGCATCGCGCAGCAGGGACGCGACGGCCTTCGCCTGCGTCTGGGCGGCGGCGTACTCGTAGCGGGTTCCGGCGAAGTTGGTGTGGGCGACGCCGACGCTGGCGCCGAGCCAAGTCCCACCCATGGTGATCTTCTGAACGGTCTCCCCGTAGCGGTCCTCGACCTTCTTGATCTCGCCCGCCATCGACTCCCACTTCTCGGCGGAGGTCGTCAGTGCCCCGAAGTCGGTGGTCATGATTTCTGCGTACGTCAGCATGTGGTTCTCCCCCCGTCGGTGTGCTGCGCCGTCATCGCGGCGGCTCTATGCCGTCGATCCCGGATGGCGCCAAGGGCGCGAACTGGCCCCGGATGTCCAGGTCGTTCCGCACGAAGTAGCCGGACGCCCCGCGCAGCGCGTTCTTCTCCGACGACAGCCGGCCCATGAGGGTCTTGACCTGCTGGTCCCAGGTCTCCTGGACCTTCTTCAGACCCGCGGCCGTCTGCCAGCCGTCGAAAGCCTTGATGGCGGCGTTGGACGACTCGTCGGCCCAGTCGGTGGACCTCTTCGTGCTGTCTTCGAGCTCGTTCTCGATCGTGTTGGCCGCTGCCTGCTTCTCCGCCGGAGACGAGCCGAAGACACCCGGACCGCCTCCGGGCGTCGGCCCTGAAGGATCGGCCGGCACCTGGTTCAGCCGCATGCTCGATTCCTGCCGCTCAGCCGCCTGAGCGCGCAGCGCGGCCCACTCCTCGTCGAAACCCATGATGATCCCTCCCCGTTTCCGGCCCGCTCAGGGCCACATGTGCGATATCCGCCGTGTCCGAGAACTCACTCGATGGATCATCCTTCCGGGGCTTGGTTACGGAACTCCTCCAGCGGCATCGTCTTCTCTGCCGCCGGCAGACTGATCGTGAACTTCTCCCCGTACGAGTCGTACGTCGTCGTGCTGGAGCGTCCGTTCCGCTCCGACTGCAGCAGGACGAGGCGTGAGGTGTCGGTCGCCACGTAGTAGGTGTCCGTGGCGTCGGGTGCCGCCTCGATGGTGAAGGCCTTGGTGGCCCTGCCCTGGAACGTGCGATCGTTGTCGGAGGCGCGTTCGGCCTGGTCGGGGATCTTGAAGTACGTGTCGCAGTCCGCGTCGTCGGGCAGTTCGGACACCACGAACATCCCTGTGAGCCGGTCCGGCAGAGTGGTCGACCGGCCCTCTTCCGCCAGCCCGTCGGCGAGGAGCGCGGCACTCGTGTACGTCGTGCCGTCCTTGCAGTACATCTCGCCGGAGCCGCCCACCCAGGTGGCCTTGAGCCGCAGTCCCTGGTCAGGGTTCCACCACATCTCCTGCCATCCGCCGGCGAATGCCGTCGTGCCGCCGGAGGAGTGGAAGGACGTGGTACGCATCTCGTCGTTCGTCTCGTGCACCACACCGCATCCGGTCAGCGCGGTTGCGGCCACGATCACCGCGGCACACGCGACCTGGGCGCGCGGGGGTCGCGGTGGGCGCAAGGCGAGGGTTTCGCGGGTCCTCATGTCCTGCCGAACCTTTCGTGCTTCTGGGCGTCCGTCTCGTCGCTCTCACTCGCCTTGCCTGGAGACGTAGGGAGGGTGCGGCGCAGTTCCGCACCCTCCGCACCCGCGGTCTACCGCTCCGGCAGCCGCCCCGTCTGCACCAGCGAAGCCTGGCCCCGGCGGCCCACGAAGTAGCCGCGGCCCGGGGGCATCGGGCGGGGGCGGGCGGTGCCGACGAGGTCGCCCTCGGAGGGGTCGCCGGAGAGGATGACGCCCTGGGCGCCCAGCTCCTTGATGCGCTGCATGAAGGACTCGTACAGGGAGCGGGAGGCGCCCGCGCTGTTGCGGGCGATGATGAAGCGGACGCCCGTGTCGCGGGCGAAGGGCAGGTACTCGGCCAGCGGGGCCAGCGGGTTGCCGGCGCTGGTCGCCACCAGGTCGTAGTCGTCGACGATGATGAAGACCTGCGGGCCCGACCACCAGCTGCGGTCCCGCAGCTGCTGCGGCGTCACGTCCTGCGGCGGCTGGCGGCGGGCGAAGACGCCCGACAGGGCCTCCATGTGCATCTGCATGGAGCTCGCCATCGGCGCGTACTCCAGGAGGTGCTCCTCCGGCAGCGCGCCGAGCAGCGAACGCCGGTAGTCGCCGACGACCAGCTTCGCCTCGTCGGGGGAGTAGCGCTCGCCGATCTGCTTGGCGATGAGCCGCAGCAGATTGGTCTTGCCGGACTCGCTCTCGCCGAAGATCAGCAGGAACGGGTCGGTCTCGAAGTTGACGAAGACCGGCTCCAGGCGCGTCTCGTCGATGCCGATCGCGATGCCGTGCTGCGGGAACTCGAAGCCCTTCGGGAGCTGTTCGGCCGGCAGCTTGTGCGGCAGCAGCCGGACGGCCGGGGCGCCGGGGCCCTGCCAGGCGGTGCGGGCGGCCTCGACGAAGGCCGCCGTGCCTGACGACAGGTCGCTCGCCGAGCTCGATCCGTCGATGCGCGGCAGCGCGCCCATGAAGTGCAGCTTCTCCGGGACCTGGCCGCGGCCGGGCACGCCGGTCGGCACGTTCGCCGCGACCTTGCGGTCGAACTCGGAGTCCATGACGTCACCGAGCCGCAGTTCGAGCCGGCCCAGCATCTGGTCCTTGAGCGCCGCCCGGACCTCCATGTAGCGGGCCGCGGTGATCACCACGTGGATGCCGTAGCCGAGTCCGCGCGAGGCGAGGTCGGAGATGACGGACTCCAGGCCCTCGTACTCGGTGCGGAAACCGCCCCAGCCGTCGATGACCAGGAAGACGTCGCCCCACATCTCGTTCGGCAGCTCGCCCGCCGCGCGCTTGCGCCGGTAGGTCGTCATCGAGTCGATGTTGTGCGAGCGGAAGAACTCCTCGCGCCGGTTCAGCACGCCGAGCACCTCGGCCACCGTGCGCCGCACCCGCTCCGGGTCGAGGCGCGAGGCCACCCCGCCGACGTGCGGCAGTTCGGCCAGCGAGGACATGCCGCCGCCACCGAAGTCGAGGCAGTAGAACTGCACTTCGGCCGGGGTGTGGGTGAGCGCGAACGACGCGACCAGCGAGCGCATCAGGGTCGACTTGCCGGACTGCGGGCCGCCGACCACCATCATGTGGCCCGCCGCCCCCGAGAAGTCCCGGTACAGCACCTCGCGGCGCTGCTCGAACGGCTTGTCGATGAGGCCGAGCGGCACGGTGAGCCCGCCCGGCCGGGTGTACTCGGTCGCCGTGAGGCCCCGGTCCGCGGTCTGCGCGAGCCCGGGAAGCAGCTGGTCGAGCGACGGCGCTTGGTCGAGCGGCGGCAGCCACACCTGGTGGGCCGGCACACCCTGGCCCTCCAGACGGCGCACGATCACGTCGAGGACGGTGTCCGCGAGCGCCTCGTCCTCGTCGTCGCGCCGCGCGGTCAGATACGCCGGGTCCGGCGCCGCGTACACCACGGGCACGGGCGAGGCCGTGAACAGCGCGGGCCGCCGCTCGATCGGCATGCTGCCGGCCTCAAGCCGCGGCCCGCCCGTACGGTACGTGCCCGAGACGTACGCCGCCTTGAAGCGGGTCATCTCGTCCGTACCGAACTTCAGATAGCCCGAACCCGGCACCGACGGCAGGTGGTACGCGTCCGGCACGCCGATCGCCGTGCGCGACTCGGCCGCCGAGAAGGTCCGCAGACCGATCCGGTACGAGAGGTACGTGTCCAGGCCGCGCAGCTTGCCCTCCTCCAGGCGCTGCGAGGCGAGCAGCAGGTGCACACCCAGCGAGCGGCCGATGCGGCCGATCTGGATGAACATGTCGATGAAGTCCGGCTTGGCGGTCAGCAGCTCGCTGAACTCGTCGATGACCAGGACGAGCGAGGCCAGCGGCTCAAGGGGAGCGCCCGCCGCCCGGGCCTTCTCGTAGTCGTGGATGTTGGCGTAGTTGCCCGCCGAGCGCAGCAGCTCCTGCCGCCGCTGCAGCTCTCCGCGGATCGCGTCGCCCATGCGGTCGACCAGCGTCAGGTCGTCCGCCAGGTTGGTGATGACCGCCGCCACGTGCGGCATCTGCGACATGCCCGCGAAGGTCGCGCCGCCCTTGAAGTCCGCGAGGACGAAGTTCAGCGTCTCCGAGGAGTGCGTCACCGCGAGACCGAGCACCAGCGTGCGCAGCAGCTCCGACTTTCCGGAACCCGTCGCACCCACGCACAGACCGTGCGGGCCCATGCCCTCCTGCGCGGCCTCCTTCAGGTCCAGCATGACCGGCGAGCCGTCCTCGCCGACACCGATCGGCACCCGCAGCCGCTCCGCGACCGAACGCGGCCGCCAGGTGCGCGCCACGTCCACCGAGGCAGCGTCGCCCAGGCTCAGCAGATCCGTGAAGTCCAGGTTGGCGAGCAGCGGTTCGTCGTCGTCACCGCCGCCCATCCGCAGCGGCGCCAGCTGCCGGGCCAACGCCTCCGCGGCCTGCGGCGACATGCCGTCCGGCACGCCCTCGTACGCGAAACCGCCGCCCGACTCCAGGCGCAGCCGCCCGGGCCGCACCACCACGGACAGACCGCCGCGCGGCTCGTCGAGCTCGCCCGACACCACCTCGACGATGGTCACGCCCTGCAGGCCCTCGGCCGCCGCGAGCAGCGAGTCCGGCGGCACCAGCCCGCCGTCCAGGACCACCACCACATGCGGCTGGTCCAGGACCGGCTGGCTCTCCCGGCTGAACCGCGGCCGGCCCTCCAGACGAGAGCGCAACAGCTGCTCCAGCTCGCCGAGGTCGTCGCCGAACAGGCGCTTCGTGCCCGCCCCGTCGACCGTGCCCGGCACCTGCGTGTGTGGCAGCCACTTCGTCCAGTCCCAGCGCTCCTGCGCGCCCCGCGCCGCCACCACGGCCACCATCAGGTCGTCGGGGGAGTGCAGGGTCACCAGCTGCGCCACCAGACCGCGCGCCGCGGACTGCGCCGACTCCGGATCGCCGGAGACCGTCACGTGGTAGAAGGCGCGCATCGAGACCGCCATCGGCAGCCCGTCCAGCGTTCCGTGTACCGCCAGGAACTGCTGCATCGCCCCCGCGCACAGCGGCTCCAGCTCGTCCACCGGCGCCGTGTCCGGCGCCACCAGCGGAGTCGCCAACTGCTGGGCGCCGAGCCCGATCCGGGCCTGCGCGAAGTCGTGGTCGCCGACCCGCCGCTCCCAGACCCGAGAGCCCTCCGCGACCACCGACCACAACTGCTCGGGCGCCGGGTGCAGATACAGCTGCGCGTCGCGCTGCTTGCGCGCCGTGCGCCGCACCGTACGCCGGGTCTGCGCGAGGTATTTGAGGTAGTCCCGCCGCACATCGGCCATTTGCCCCTGCGACCCACGGCGGAATCTGACGAACTGGGCGATGGCCATGCCGACCGTCGACGCCAGCATCAGGGTGCCCATGATGCGCATGATCGGCGACGGCGTCATGAAGAAGAACACCACGGACGAACCCATGCCGAGCATCGGCAGGAGCTGCATCAACGCGGACTCCTGCTGCCCCCGCGGCAGTTCCGGCGGGGACTCCAGGACCAGTTGCTCACCGGGTACTTCCGGAGGAAGAGACCTCGGCGGGCGTTTGACGACGATCTGGCTCACCGGCGCATCAATCCCTCGTTACGGGCGGGCTCGGGGAGGATTCACCGCACCAGCGCCCCCGTCGACTGTGTTTCGATGCGGACTCCCCCGTGAGAGCAGGATCCTACTTGCAGCCACTGTCGGTGGTCCCCGGTAGGGTGTCGCCGCAGTGTGCGCAACCGCGAATCAGGGGGTCCAGACACGTGAGTACGACCGCAGCGACCGGCTTCTGCCGCGTCACCGTCGTGGCGCCGGACAGCCGCATCGACGTCGCACTCCCCGAGGACATCGCCGTCGCCGACGTCTACCCGGAGATCCTCCGGCTCACCGGGCAGAGCCAGCCGGCCGGCGCCCCCACCGGATACCACCTGGTGCGCCGCGACGGCACCGTCCTCGACGGCGCCCGCACGCTGGCCGCCCAACAGGTCCTCGACGGCGAGGTGCTGAGCCTGCGCCCCTTCGCGCAGTCCCTCCCGCCGGCCGTCTTCGACGACGTGTCCGACGCCGTCGCCTCCGCCGTCACCCGCGACCGGCACCTGTGGAGCGACGACCTGCTGCGCGGCGCCGGACTCGTCGGCGGCGTGCTGCTCCTCGTCCTCATGGGCTTCGTGCTCTGGTTCGCCGACCCGGTCCGGCACGACATGCACGGCCTGCCCGGCGTCATCGCCGGCGCGGCCGGCGTGCTCCTCACCGCCTTCGCCGGCGTCCGCGCCCGGGTGTACGGGGACCGGGCCACCGCCGTCGGTCTCGGCCTCGGCGCGCTGCCGCTGCTGCTGATCGCCGGCTCCGGCATCCTCGCCCCGGACGCCGGCCAGGGACCCGGCCGGCTGCAGTTCCTGATGGGCTGCGTCACCGTCCTGGTCGCCTCCGTCGCCCTGGTCGCGCTCACCCCCAGCGGTGACGCCCCGTTCGTCGCCGCGACCTTCCTGGCCACCGTCGGCACCCTCGCCACCTTCGTCGCGATCCTCACCGAGGCCTCCGCCACCCAGACGGCCGCCGTCTGCGTGCCCGTCGCGATCGGCCTGGTCGCCTTCCTGCCGAGCCTGTCCGCCCGCTTCGCCCGGCTGCCCATCGGCTACGCCTCCCCGCGCAGCGCCGCCGACGAAGAGTTCCTCGCCGACCCGCACCAGCCGGCCGCCCCCGACGCGCAGCCCGTCGACGGCGAGCGGATCGCGCTCCAGGCCCGCCGAGGCCACGAGATGCTGCTCGGCCTGGTCGGCGGCTGCGCCGCCGTCGTCGTCGGCGCCTCGGCCGTCCTCGGCTTCGCCGGGAACATGTGGGGCCAGCTGCTCGCCCTCGCCGCCGGCCTGGCGATGCTGCTGCGCGCCCGCCTCTTCCGCTACACCTCGCAGGTCGCCTGCGTCCTGGTCGCCGGCCTCGCCGCGATCGCCCTGCTGGTCCTCGGCCTGTCCCTGAACCCGCCGGTCGACCTGGTGACGGACCTCCTGATGTACGGGGACCGCGGCGGCCTCGACATCCGTACGATCTGGCTGACCGCGGCCGTCGCCGCCGGCGCCGCCCTGGTCACCGCGATCGGCCTGATCATCCCCCGCAAGGGCCTCTCGCCCTTCTGGGGCCGGCTGCTCGACCTCACCGAGGGCTTCGTGCTGCTCTCCCTGGTCCCGCTGTGCCTCGCCGTCCTCGACGTCTTCATGCGGGCCCGCTCGCTGACCAGCTGAGGTCACCTAAGGGACCCTGAGGTGACCTGGTACGCTGTGTGACGGCCGTTTGTGTACGCGCTTCCGGAACCCCACGGGAATCGGGAAGCAGCGCTCATCGGACCTTCGCCCCCGAGTCACCGAAGCTTCCCCTGAGACCAAGACCAGGGGCACTCGCGGGCGCACGAACCAGAGGAGATCCGCGTGGCTCTCGACACCGCTGTCAAGAAGCAGATCATGGCCGAGTTCGGCACCAAGGAGGGCGACACCGGCTCCCCCGAGGTCCAGGTCGCGATGCTTTCCCGCCGCATCTCGGACCTGACCGAGCACCTCAAGACCCACAAGCACGACCACCACTCCCGTCGTGGTCTGCTGATCCTGGTCGGTCAGCGTCGCCGCCTGCTGCAGTACCTGGCCAAGAAGGACATCCAGCGCTTCCGTACGCTGGTCGACCGCCTCGGCATCCGCCGCGGTGCGGCCGGCGCCAAGTAAGTCGCTGTGAAGGGAGCGGTTCCCACTTTCAGGGGGCCGCTCCCTTTGCTGTACGTGCGCGATGTACCTCCCGGCACTTAGTCTGGTCACACAACGCCACATCCACGCGCGAGAAGCAGCCGGCACGCCGCCGGTCCTCGGTAGTGGCCCCCGGGCATGGTTCCCGGGAGCTTCGATCGAAGACCGGCCCGCCACGACACCGCTTCTCCCGCACCGTCCGCACGCCACACGGGCCCGCGGACGCAAAGACGAAACGTAGGAGAAACCGCTAGTGGAGAACGAGACCCACTACGCCGAGGCCGTCATCGACAACGGCGCCTTCGGCACCCGCACCATCCGCTTCGAGACGGGCCGCCTGGCCCGCCAGGCCGCCGGCTCCGCCGTCGCCTACCTGGACGACGACACCATGGTGCTCTCCGCGACCACCGCGTCGAAGAAGCCCAAGGACCAGCTCGACTTCTTCCCCCTCACGGTGGACGTCGAGGAGCGGATGTACGCCGCCGGCAAGATCCCCGGCTCCTTCTTCCGCCGCGAGGGCCGGCCCTCCGAGGACGCGATCCTCACCTGCCGCCTGATCGACCGCCCGCTGCGCCCGTCCTTCAAGAAGGGCCTGCGCAACGAGATCCAGGTCGTCGAGACGATCATGGCGCTCAACCCCGACCACCTCTACGACGTGGTCGCCATCAACGCCGCCTCCTGCTCCACGCAGCTGGCCGGCCTGCCCTTCTCCGGCCCGATCGGCGGCACCCGTGTCGCCCTGATCAACGGCCAGTGGGTCGCCTTCCCGACGCACACCGAGCTCGAGGACGCCGTCTTCGACATGGTGGTCGCCGGTCGCGTCCTGGAGGACGGCGACGTCGCGATCATGATGGTCGAGGCCGAGGCCACCGAGAAGACCATCGAGCTCGTCAAGGGCGGCGCCGAGGCGCCGACCGAGGAGATCGTGGCCGCCGGTCTCGAGGCCGCGAAGCCGTTCATCAAGGTCCTCTGCAAGGCGCAGTCCGACCTCGCCGCCAAGGCCGCCAAGCCCGAGGGCGAGTTCCCGATCTTCCTCGACTACGAGGACGACGTCTACGCCGCTCTCTCCGACGCCGTCCGCGGCGAGCTGGCCCAGGCGCTCACCATCGCCGGCAAGCAGGAGCGCGAGGCCGAGCTGGACCGCGTCAAGGTCCTCGCGGGCGAGAAGCTCCTCCCGGCCTTCGAGGGCCGCGAGAAGGAGATCTCCGCCGCCTACCGCAGCCTCACCAAGGCCCTGGTCCGCGAGCGCGTCATCAAGGACAAGGTCCGCATCGACGGCCGCGGCGTCACGGACATCCGTACGCTGGCCGCCGAGGTCGAGGCCATCCCGCGCGTGCACGGCTCCGCCCTGTTCGAGCGTGGCGAGACCCAGATCCTGGGCGTCACCACCCTCAACATGCTCCGCATGGAGCAGCAGCTGGACACCCTCTCCCCGGTGACCCGCAAGCGCTACATGCACAACTACAACTTCCCGCCGTACTCCACCGGCGAGACCGGCCGCGTCGGCTCCCCGAAGCGCCGCGAGATCGGCCACGGCGCCCTCGCCGAGCGCGCCCTCGTGCCGGTCCTGCCGACCCGCGAGGAGTTCCCCTACGCGATCCGCCAGGTGTCCGAGGCCCTCGGCTCCAACGGCTCGACGTCCATGGGCTCGGTCTGCGCCTCCACCATGTCGCTGCTGAACGCCGGTGTGCCGCTCAAGGCCCCCGTCGCCGGTATCGCCATGGGTCTGATCTCCCAGGAGATCGACGGCGAGACGCACTACGTCACCCTCACCGACATCCTCGGTGCGGAGGACGCCTTCGGCGACATGGACTTCAAGGTCGCCGGTACGAAGGAGTTCGTCACCGCCCTCCAGCTCGACACCAAGCTGGACGGCATCCCGGCCTCCGTCCTGGCCGCGGCCCTCAAGCAGGCCCGCGACGCCCGCCTCCACATCCTCGACGTGATGA from Streptomyces fradiae includes:
- a CDS encoding polyribonucleotide nucleotidyltransferase is translated as MENETHYAEAVIDNGAFGTRTIRFETGRLARQAAGSAVAYLDDDTMVLSATTASKKPKDQLDFFPLTVDVEERMYAAGKIPGSFFRREGRPSEDAILTCRLIDRPLRPSFKKGLRNEIQVVETIMALNPDHLYDVVAINAASCSTQLAGLPFSGPIGGTRVALINGQWVAFPTHTELEDAVFDMVVAGRVLEDGDVAIMMVEAEATEKTIELVKGGAEAPTEEIVAAGLEAAKPFIKVLCKAQSDLAAKAAKPEGEFPIFLDYEDDVYAALSDAVRGELAQALTIAGKQEREAELDRVKVLAGEKLLPAFEGREKEISAAYRSLTKALVRERVIKDKVRIDGRGVTDIRTLAAEVEAIPRVHGSALFERGETQILGVTTLNMLRMEQQLDTLSPVTRKRYMHNYNFPPYSTGETGRVGSPKRREIGHGALAERALVPVLPTREEFPYAIRQVSEALGSNGSTSMGSVCASTMSLLNAGVPLKAPVAGIAMGLISQEIDGETHYVTLTDILGAEDAFGDMDFKVAGTKEFVTALQLDTKLDGIPASVLAAALKQARDARLHILDVMMEAIDTPDEMSPNAPRIITVKIPVDKIGEVIGPKGKMINQIQEDTGAEITIEDDGTIYIGAADGPAAEAARATINGIANPTMPEVGERYLGTVVKTTTFGAFVSLMPGKDGLLHISQIRKLAGGKRVENVEDVLAVGAKVQVEIAEIDQRGKLSLIPVIEGEDEKKDDTDQ